One region of Carya illinoinensis cultivar Pawnee chromosome 8, C.illinoinensisPawnee_v1, whole genome shotgun sequence genomic DNA includes:
- the LOC122318385 gene encoding syntaxin-32-like, with amino-acid sequence MHVKSAKSFRDRTQEFQSIAEQLKKSFSSGSVPDGPSSSSKSEEQRSAVAIQSEFNRRASKIGYGIHQTSQKLAKLAKLAKRTSVFDDPTKEIQELTVLIKQDITALNSAVVDLQLHCNSRNGSGNTYSDTNSHSATVVDDLKNQLMSTTKEFKDVLTLRTENLKVHENRRQLFSSTASKDSINPFVRQRPLAARSAASTSNAPPLPWANGTPSSSQSLPRKQMDGESQPLLQQQQQLVPLQDTYMQSRAEALQNVESTIHELSSIFNQLATLVSQQGEIAIRIDENMDDTLANVEGAQGALLKYLNSISSNRWLMIKIFFVLIFFLMVFLFFVA; translated from the exons ATGCATGTCAAATCTGCAAAATCGTTCCGGGATCGGACACAGGAGTTCCAGAGTATAGCTGAGCAGCTTAAGAAGTCTTTTTCATCAGGATCAGTGCCAGATGGGCCGAGTAGTAGCTCAAAGTCAGAGGAACAACGTTCTGCGGTTGCGATTCAGTCTGAGTTTAACAGGAGGGCTTCCAAGATCGGGTATGGGATACACCAGACATCGCAGAAGCTGGCAAAGCTGGCTAAGT TGGCAAAGAGGACTTCAGTTTTTGATGACCCCACCAAGGAAATCCAGGAACTGACGGTGCTTATCAAGCAAGATATTACTGCACTAAACTCTGCAGTGGTAGACCTTCAGCTTCACTGCAACTCCAGAAACGGGAGTGGGAATACCTATAGTGATACCAATAGTCACTCAGCCACAGTTGTAGATGACCTGAAAAATCAGCTGATGAGCACCACGAAAGAGTTCAAAGATGTTCTCACCTTGAGAACAGAG AACTTGAAGGTTCACGAGAACAGAAGACAGTTGTTTTCTTCTACGGCTTCTAAGGACTCTATAAATCCTTTTGTGCGTCAGCGTCCACTGGCTGCCCGGTCAGCTGCTAGTACCTCAAATGCCCCTCCTCTGCCTTGGGCCAATGGGACACCATCCTCCTCCCAATCGCTTCCTAG GAAGCAGATGGATGGAGAGAGTCAGCCATTGCTACAGCAACAACAGCAGCTTGTTCCATTGCAAGACACTTACATGCAGAGCAGAGCTGAAGCTCTTCAAAATGTAGAGTCCACGATTCATGAGCTCAGCAGCATCTTCAACCAGCTGGCAACCCTGGTTTCTCAGCAAGGAGAGATTGCCATCAG GATTGATGAGAACATGGATGACACGTTGGCAAATGTGGAGGGGGCACAAGGGGCCCTGCTCAAGTATTTGAACAGCATATCATCTAATAGG